One Acetomicrobium sp. S15 = DSM 107314 DNA window includes the following coding sequences:
- a CDS encoding epoxyqueuosine reductase QueH, whose amino-acid sequence MTPEKALLHACCAPDAIVPWRVLVDEGLDVVGYFYGSNIHPADEYSKRREAVERLAREMGGSVVFAPYEPETWMAKVRHLAGEPEGGKRCALCFALQLESALAEALIRRCDAMATSLTVSPHKDPDMINALGRALCRAAGIEWVDRIWRKGGGFALSVEESRRLGLYRQKYCGCIYSIPKKEG is encoded by the coding sequence GTGACCCCTGAGAAGGCGCTTCTGCACGCATGCTGCGCACCCGATGCCATCGTCCCCTGGAGAGTTCTCGTCGATGAAGGGTTGGACGTCGTTGGATATTTCTACGGTTCCAACATCCACCCGGCGGATGAGTACAGCAAAAGGCGCGAAGCCGTAGAGAGGTTGGCCCGCGAGATGGGCGGCTCTGTTGTTTTTGCGCCTTACGAACCTGAGACATGGATGGCCAAGGTGCGACATCTGGCTGGCGAGCCCGAGGGTGGGAAGAGGTGCGCCCTATGTTTTGCCTTGCAGCTCGAATCCGCCCTTGCAGAAGCCCTCATAAGGCGATGTGACGCGATGGCGACAAGCCTTACGGTAAGCCCCCACAAAGATCCCGATATGATAAACGCCCTTGGGCGTGCGCTATGTCGGGCGGCGGGGATCGAGTGGGTGGATCGAATCTGGCGGAAAGGGGGAGGTTTCGCCCTCTCCGTCGAAGAGAGCCGTCGCCTTGGACTTTACAGGCAAAAGTATTGCGGCTGCATCTATAGCATTCCAAAGAAAGAGGGATAG